DNA sequence from the Thermoplasma sp. Kam2015 genome:
TTGAGATGGCGCTTGCCTGTGACATAAGGGTTGCAACTGAAGATGTACAGATAGGCTTCCCTGAGGTTACACTCGGCTTGGTTCCGGGATGGGGAGGCACACAGAGGCTCTCACGTGCGGTGGGTCAGTCCAGAGCTGCATATTACGTGCTGACAGGCGAGAGGTTCACCGGAAGGGAGGCTTACGAGATGGGCATAGTATCGAAGGTCTTCAGCAAGGACACCATAGATTCTGATACGCTGAATCTCGCCCAGACAATTTCCGAAAGGGTAGCGCCAATATCGGCCGCTCTGGCAAAGAGGCTCGTGTTGAGGAGCACGAATACCTCGCTGGATGATGGCCTTGAGATGGAAGCCATATCCATGGGGCTTCTCTACGGAACGGAGGATCTCAAGGAGGGCATATCTGCATTTCTTGGCAAGAGAAAACCAAGCTATCAGGGGAAATGATCATTTTTTAATCATTTCCCTGAGTACCTTTTTATCTATCTTTCCCGTGCTTGTCTTTGCAAACTCCTTCACATTTATAAAATCATCAGGGATCCAGAACTTGGCGATTCTACCAGCATTGACCATGTCAAGGAGGTGTTTTCTGATATCGTCTGGTTTTGCCGTTCCCGTGTAAAATGCTACAGGTCTCTCACCCCATTTCTCATCCGGTTTTCCAACGACCGCATTTTCAATCACGCCAGGACAAGAACTTATGGCGTCCTCAAGTACGAGCGATGGTATGAATTCACCGCCAGATTTGACGGCATCTTTCTCCCTGTCAACTATCCGTATGTATCCGTATTCATCCATGACAGCGAGATCGCCAGTATGCATCCAGCCTCCGCGCCACAGCGATTCAGTACCCTCGTTGTTCTTAACATATACGCTGGTGAGCCATGGCGATCTTACGACGATCTCTCCTATGGTCTTCTCGTCCTTCGGGACATCGTTCATCTTGTCATCCACGACCCTCAGCTGCACCAGCGGGATCGGAACGCCTGTCTTGAGCCTGAACTTCTTTTTCTCAGATTCAGGCATTGACTTCACGCGCTCGTTATACGTGGCCAGCGTCAGTATTGGTGCCGTTTCAGACAGACCATACCCGGAGATTGCGGTGATCCCCAACTTCTCTGCAGCGTTTGCAAGGCCTTCTGGTAGGGCACCGCCGCCGACAATGGCCCTTATTCCGCGTCCCGCTATCTTCTTCACGTTTGGATTCGTGACGATGAGATAGAGGATCGAAGGTACCATCGCTATTACGCTCACGTTGTACTTGTCTATTAGGTCTATTATATGATCGAAGTCATATCTTCCAGGAAGCACGTATCTCCTTCCTGCCAGTATGGACATGTACGGTACGCCCCATGCATGCACGTGGAACATAGGAACAAGCGGCATTATGGTGTCCCTTGAAGTCAGGTTTATTGGGTCATCGCCCAGTGCCAGACCAGATGAAATGGAATGTAGCACAATCTGTCTGTGAGTGAACTGAACCCCCTTGGGTATACCAGTTGTACCGGAGGTGTAGAATGTTGTGGCCAGATCGTTTTCCGATATTTGAGGCAGCTCTATATCTGAATAGGAATCCTTCATGAGGTCATCGTAGACGTACTTTGGAGAGAGTAAATCAGGGATCTGGCCTGTCTCGGAATACACTATCCAGCCCTTTATGAAGTAGAACGCCTCCCTGTTCTTGGATAGGATGGGAACGAATTCATCCCTCACGATGACGTATTTGTCCTCGGCATGATCCATCGTGTAGTATATGAGATCCTGCGGATACCTAACATTGACCGTATGGAGAACCGCACCCACCATTGGAACGGCGAAATACGCCTCGAGATAAACATATGTATCCCAATCGATGACTGCAACTCTGTCCCCTTTCTTCACTCCTATTGAGATGAGGGCCTTTGCGAGTTTTTCTACCCTTTTGCTGAATTCCTCGAAGGTGAATTCCCTTCGCCCAGTATAATTTATCTTCTGTGCAGGGTTCGATGATACACCGCTCTGGAGAAGCTTATCTATAGTGAGTTCGTATCTATATTCCATATCTTTATATTGCATTTGATGATAATATATTTTCTGTGACTGTATGTAGAAAAAACTACATGTTTAGATATCCAGAAATAAGATATTTGCTTTCAAATAAGATATGCGATAATGAGATCATAAAGCTTTATTGAATCAAAGAATACAGGAGCAATGTTTGATGGTGAAGACCTCAAGAAGATATTCGCCATGGATGGATTCCTCAAGAATATAGAGTTTGAAGTATCTTACATCAGGGAAGGATCCATAGAGATAAGCGTACCGTTGAGGGAAAACCTCATGCGTATAGGCAACATCATGAACGGCGGCGCCATAATGGCGATCTCAGACGCAGTTGGCGGACTCACAGTTCTGACCTATGGATCGGTGTTAAATCAGGTTACAGTGAACTTCAGCACGGAGTTCATAAGACCTATAGGCATAGGGCCGGTGGTATTCAGAAGCAACATGGTACGAATAGGGAAGAATATAGCGTATGTCGATGTGGAGGCCCTAGACGGAAAGGGAGACCTCTGCTCAAAATCCATGGGCACATATTATATATACAGATAAAAATAAAATATGATTATCCTAAATCATTCCTCCTCTCTCCCCTATCACCACCTCAGAGATGATCCCGTTCTCCCATGAATCGTCGCCAAAGTAAACTGCCAGAGCCATTGCGTCTCTATAGTACTTCTCTATCCCGAAGTCGTGTATGTATCCGTAGCCGCCGTGTATCTGCAGTGAACTTCTCGTAGCCAGAAGCGCAATCTCCTTGGCCTTTATCTTGCTCAAGGCCTTTGCATATTCACCTTGGTTTCCGTAAAGGTAGTACCTTATCAGTTCTATCTGCGTCCTTGCGGCTACGATCTCATCGAATATGGGTGTGTAATCCTTAAGCGGGTGATCGAAGGCGGTCCTGACCTTGGAATAGTCCGCGGCCTTGGCCATTGTTCCGTCGGCAACTCCAAGAAAGATGGCCGCTATCTCGCCGTCAGAGTTCTTCAGTTCTGTCCTGAGCTTCTCCTCTGAACCAACCTTCTCGTAAGTAGACGAATCGAAATCAACATCGGAAAGATCCATACCGCGCAGGCCGAGATGGTTCTTGTTAACAGCGTGCATGCCGGATCCGACCGCATATATGCTGCTTCCGTCGCTGACTATTATTGACGAAGCCGTTCCATTAATAACGTTCGCGCGCCTTCCGCTTATCTTGCCGCCCGCCACATTCAACGGCTGCGCTTTGCTGCGCAGATAGTAAGGAGAAAGATCGACCGTCACATCGATCTTACCGGATAGTATGTCCTGCTTGCCGCTGGCGTCCGGATGGATCTTCAGGTACAGGTTTGTGAGGAATATCCACATAGACACTGAGGGGGATGCCTTCGCGGTCTCCTCCAGTATTATCATATACCCTTTCTCGTCTAGTCCTGATCCTCCCTTTTCAGCGGGAAGGGTTGCGCCCAGAAAGCCCTGAGCCGCTATCTTCTCCTTCAGAGATCTCGGTATGCCGTTTATCTCTATATCCTTGGACACCGCTTCGATCTCCTTGTTGGAAAATTCTCTGACGGTATTCCTCAGTATTTCATATTCTTCCATCATTGGGTATCACCCACCTTGAGCATTCTGGCTATGACCAGTTTTTCTATCTCGCTTGTGCCCTCCCATATCTCCATTATCTTTGCATCCCTAAACGATCTCTCTATGCTTGAGGAGAGGCCGTCTATGCCCGTGATCTCCATGGCCTTTCTCGATACGTATACGGCTGTTTCAGCTGCGTAGGCCTTTGCCATGCTTGTAACGGCTGGATTTGGATTGAAGTTGAATATGAATGAGGCCGCTTCATAGGTAAGTAGCTTTGCCGCTTCAATGCGTGTAGCCATATCGGCTATGGT
Encoded proteins:
- a CDS encoding acyl-CoA dehydrogenase family protein; protein product: MMEEYEILRNTVREFSNKEIEAVSKDIEINGIPRSLKEKIAAQGFLGATLPAEKGGSGLDEKGYMIILEETAKASPSVSMWIFLTNLYLKIHPDASGKQDILSGKIDVTVDLSPYYLRSKAQPLNVAGGKISGRRANVINGTASSIIVSDGSSIYAVGSGMHAVNKNHLGLRGMDLSDVDFDSSTYEKVGSEEKLRTELKNSDGEIAAIFLGVADGTMAKAADYSKVRTAFDHPLKDYTPIFDEIVAARTQIELIRYYLYGNQGEYAKALSKIKAKEIALLATRSSLQIHGGYGYIHDFGIEKYYRDAMALAVYFGDDSWENGIISEVVIGERGGMI
- a CDS encoding PaaI family thioesterase, whose product is MFDGEDLKKIFAMDGFLKNIEFEVSYIREGSIEISVPLRENLMRIGNIMNGGAIMAISDAVGGLTVLTYGSVLNQVTVNFSTEFIRPIGIGPVVFRSNMVRIGKNIAYVDVEALDGKGDLCSKSMGTYYIYR
- a CDS encoding fatty acid--CoA ligase; the encoded protein is MEYRYELTIDKLLQSGVSSNPAQKINYTGRREFTFEEFSKRVEKLAKALISIGVKKGDRVAVIDWDTYVYLEAYFAVPMVGAVLHTVNVRYPQDLIYYTMDHAEDKYVIVRDEFVPILSKNREAFYFIKGWIVYSETGQIPDLLSPKYVYDDLMKDSYSDIELPQISENDLATTFYTSGTTGIPKGVQFTHRQIVLHSISSGLALGDDPINLTSRDTIMPLVPMFHVHAWGVPYMSILAGRRYVLPGRYDFDHIIDLIDKYNVSVIAMVPSILYLIVTNPNVKKIAGRGIRAIVGGGALPEGLANAAEKLGITAISGYGLSETAPILTLATYNERVKSMPESEKKKFRLKTGVPIPLVQLRVVDDKMNDVPKDEKTIGEIVVRSPWLTSVYVKNNEGTESLWRGGWMHTGDLAVMDEYGYIRIVDREKDAVKSGGEFIPSLVLEDAISSCPGVIENAVVGKPDEKWGERPVAFYTGTAKPDDIRKHLLDMVNAGRIAKFWIPDDFINVKEFAKTSTGKIDKKVLREMIKK